Below is a genomic region from Dechloromonas denitrificans.
TCAACATACCAGACATCCAACTGGAAACGCTCGGACCAGGAAATAGCATTCCGGCCATTGACCTGCGCCCAGCCAGTGATCCCGGGAAGCACATCGTGGCGACGCGCTTGTTCATCTGAATAAAGCGGCAGATACGCCATCAACAAGGGGCGGGGGCCGACCAAACTCATATCGCCCTTGAGCACATTGAGCAACTGCGGCAACTCATCAATACTGAGCCGCCTCAACCACTGCCCCCAGTGTGTCATGCGTTCAGCATCCGGCAAGAGGCTACCCTGTGCGTCACAGGCGTCGCGCATCGTCCGAAATTTATACAGAATGAATGGCTTCCCCTTGTATCCTGGGCGCTCCTGCCGGAACAAAACCGGGCTCCCCATCGTCAAACGGACAATCAATGCACCGATAAGCATCAAAGGCATGCTTGCCAGCAACATTAAGGCAGCCACCGAAAAGTCAAAAATACGCTTGCTGCTGACGCCAAGGCTCACGATCTCTCCTGCCCGAGTAGTTGATTCACGAAGTTCATCTGATCCAGAACAACGATCTCCGCCGAGAATTGCTGTTGTGCCCGCCGACGAGCCTGCCCTCCCAAGCGAACACACCAATCACGATCAACGGTCAGTCGCTCAAGGCAAGCAGCAATCGAAGAAACGTCAGCCGGCGGATGAAGCACGCCACTTTCACCATCTGCTACCGCATCGGTCAGGCCGTAAATAGCCGAGACCATCGCTGGAATACCGCAGGCAGCCGCCTCTATCACAACCGAACCAAAACCTTCGCGGTAGCTTGGAAGACAAAAAAAATCCGCTGCAGCCATGAAATCTTCGGGTCGCGGAGTCGCCCCCAAAAGATGCAAGCGTGGATGGTTCAACGCCAGACGAGCAATCTCCGGCGCCAAATTCTCCTCATCCGGACCGACCAGCAACAAAGCCAGTTGCGGCAAGCGCTCTGCAACGCCAGTAAATGCGGCAACCAGGTCGAGCACTCCCTTGTCGCGATTAAGGCGCCCGACATAGAGTGCCAGCACCATATCATCGCCATACCCGAGAGCCTCCCTGATTGCTTTTCGAACTTCCGGATTCGGCCGAAAACGAGCCGCATCCACACCGGAAATCGAGCCATGCCCAAGCACATCGATCTTGCACTCCGAAACAATGCCTTGCGTAATCAGGAAATCACGTTGCGAGGCACTGTCAGCAAGCAGGCGGGTAGCACATGCAGCGATAAGACGATCTAGCGTTTTCAGCAGCCAACGGAACGGGCCACGGCGTGTAACCCAAACTTGTCCGGTAAAGGTATGGATACGCACACGCACGCCACACCAGAAAGCAGCTAACTGCGTCAGCAACCCTGCCTTTGGGGTCACAGAGTGAACAAGCGAAAACCCCCCGGCACGAATAAGGCGCGCAAGCCTGAAAACCGCCAATAAATCACGCCACGGACTGACCTGCCGAGCAATTTCAAGAGGAACAAAATGCACACCAACAGGCAAACTCTGCTGAAAAGCAGGCATATCATCCGAGCAGGCGACGGTCACATTGTAAAACTCTGATAATTTCCTGATATAGGTCATCAGAAATGCCTTTACCGTCATTGGCACGGCGACGACTATCAGAATTCGCTGACGTGTCATTGAACTCACCCCGGGATCAGCAATCGGAGACATTGATATTCATCGCTCAGATATCAATCTGAATTTACTTAACCCAAGCGAGGCTGTGATACGACCTGCCAACGTCGCAACATCAAGCATGGCCGCAACCGGGATCATGAGAATTGGCTGCCACCAAAAGCGCCACCAAGGTCGATCAGTGCTACGCCGGTATGGCTCGATGCCTCCCCGCACGACAAAATAAGCCAGCATCGCTGGCAACGCACCTGGAACGCCCAAAGCGGATAGCGCATAAATCAGTGCAATCGCGAGGAGCATGAAGTTTTTCCGGGCACTTCCCACGCCAGCGACAGCGGCGCTTTGTTCGTAGACAAACCACTTTTTAAGCGCTTGCCCCAGTGTTTCCGGAAAGTGCCGGTATTTGACCAAGGCTTCCGGGCAGTATGCAGTCGCGATGCCCGCGTTTGAGATACTTTGATTCCATAAAATATCTTCACCGGAGCGCAGATGCTCTTCAAAAAAACCAGATTTTTCAAAAACATCCCTGTGAAACAATGAAGCTGGCAATACCGGCGTAGCCCGCCCTTGTCCGTAGGAAACAGCACAAATCATCCTGCCGAACGGATGTTCTGAACCAAAATTGCAACTGCCGTACACGGCCTGGGCATGCGACCGTTGCTGCCTCGCCCAAAGTTTGCCGAGCCAGTCAGCGTTGGGTGAAATGCCTGCATCCAGAAATGCAATCCATTCCTGTGTTGCCGCTTTGACACCCACATTTCTGGCAGCGCCAGGATATGCATCTGGGCGATGGCATAACTGAAACTGGATATCATCCTGTTTGGCCAGTCCCATCCAGGATTCGATGCTGCCGACACTGCCATCAGATGAACCAGTATCGACAAAAATGACTTCTGCTGGCCTGGGCGACAAAGCACTCAGGCACCCGAGCAACTCCCCCAGGCTTGATGACTCGTTACGTACTGGAATGACGACAGAAACAGGGAGTACAGGCGATGTAGATAACGACATCATGCTCGCCGTCCCAACAATCCCGCCAGACGCTGCCTCACGACAAACAGAGCGAACCAGATCCTGCAGCGTAACAAACTGCCACCATTCAGCGAGATGACATGTGCCCTTGCCCGATAGTCGGCCAGAATGCCGCTCGAAGTCGCTGGCATTGGTACGATATGGGTGCAGCACTCGATATGCGGCGCAACCCAGAGGCGAACACCACGCTGGCGCCAGAGCACAGAGTGAATGACATCCTCGCTGTAGGCTTTACCGGGGAAGGGATAGTAGTTTTCACAGACGAGGTCTTCCCGACTACAAAGGACGCAGCCTCCCGGCAACCATTCCGTCTCTACCAGAGGAGCATTGCAGTAGTCGGGATCAACGGCATAAGGTATCCCGGAACGATCGATCCGCCCCATTCGCCTGGCGCCCCAGGGCGCAGCACCGATCACGGTCGCTGACAAGCTTTGCAAAAAGCCTTTCAGATTGCTGCGATAGCGGGTCAAGTACTGGCCCGTTTCACAGAGTTTGAACAACGGTGCAACCGCCATGGGCTGCGTTGCGTCACTGCATACATCGAACAATTGTTCGAGCGCAGTCGGTGACAGCATCACATCATCATCCATCTGTAATACAAAAGGATTTCGCACCTGAGCGAGTCCCAGGGCACGCTGGGCAACTTGGCCTCGACACGAGGTCCACAGCACGTGAAGGCAATCGTCTTCCTGGAATCGAGCCTCGGGCACGACGCCTTGAGGAATACAAAGCATGATTTCCTCAGGCACCCGCGACCCCGACCTTAGGCGAACCAAGGTCGCCTCAAGGTCTCGCCCACCAAGTGTGGCAATCACCACAGATACAGGCAGCACGTCAGGTCTTAACGTCAAGGGCATACGATTTATTCTTCCATCTTTCAAAGAGCTTGCCAGCACTTCCGGGACTTACTGCAAGAAGGCAGCCTTGATTATGTCGCCAATGAAACTTCATTTTGCCTTTTGCCAGGCAAAATCACGTTTTGCCAAGCTGGCAACGAAGGATCCAGCAAAAAATACGGCAATGGGACAGTTATTTGCCGAGCAGATATTTGTCGTAGAGCGTCGGCGAATTCATCAATCGTCCTTACCTGAGAGACGCCCGCTACGCCACGAAGCGCATTTGCATTCAACCGCCCCCCGTCGAGTATCTGGACTACATTCTTACCGGCGCAATATGCATCAACCGCCGCTGACGTTATCGCGCTGGTGACGACAACATCACAACGCTGTAAAAGCCTTGACAACGGTCGCTCATCGACAAGCAGCTCAACACCAGCCAGGAAGTCTGAATCAATTCTGTAAGGAAAAGCTGGATGCGGCTTGAATATGTAACGCGTTTTGCCTTCAAGGGCTTTCACCGTCCCGGCAAGCCATTTGAATATCAGGTCATTGGTTGAAGAATCGAAATCACCGCAAACGAGAACACGCAGGGTCTCTGTCGTTCCACTCTCCGCATCCACGTACGCTGCCAAATGAAGATAACGCAACGCTTCGACCTCAACGATTCTCTCGACTGGATAGCCACCTGACAAAGCGGTGGCTTTCGCCACCGGGCCATTTAGCGCGTAGAGATCCGGCATTGGGAGACACTGAGCGCCCCTTTCGTCATAACTGCGTGGGTCATAAAAATATCTCAGATCCCAGTAACGAATCGTCGAGTGAGGAACAGCAATCAACTGACCATGCCCGTTGCTACGCCAGGCGTGAATGAGCGCCATTTCCCAAGGCTGATTTTCACAAATGTAGATGCCCATGCGCTGACGGGGAACGCGAGATAGCACCCGCTCGAAGAGTCCGATACGAAGACACTCCATCAGCGCAGCCGGCCCCGTCAGTGACTCTCGCCACTCATCTGCAAGAAGAGGCCAAAGATTCAGCGCCGACCCGCTCAGGACTACGCTGCTCTGAAATCCATCAATCCTTCTTACCGCGCGCTGAAGCAGCATGAAATCACGCACCGCCCGAAAAAGAGTGGAAACAGGTGGCAGGATATCGACGACGCCATGAAACTCCCAACCGTCAGCGTTGCGCTCAAAGCGCTCCACCAAGCTGGCAGCCTCCGCCATTGTCGGAATTGCCGGCTGGGGATGGAAGATATGAAACCAATTGGTGCGAACGCCACTATCGGAGAGTTTCTCAACGAGACTACTCCAGTAATTCGAAACAAATCTGCCCGTTTCAAAGGCGCTCTTTTCCAGATGCACCAACACATCAAAAAACGACACATCTGCTAATTCGCTACTGCTCCGGTGCGTATGCCTCAAGGCAGCAGGAAGCCTGGTAATACAGAAACGTGCAAGGGAGAAGAAGGCGCGCACCACGGGTGGCAAGCGAAGGTAAATCGATTTTTGGCGAAGCGGATAATCCTGAGAATGACTGAGGCGACGCCACTCGAAATCGATTTTCAACGTCTTGGCGTAAGCACCGAAACAATCCGCAAGCGGGGCATTATCGGAAATCAACAATATCGAGTCTGCCCCATCCACCAAGAGCAATTTCTCAAGGGCAAGTAGCTTGATCGCATCTGGAACAAGTGATTTAGCCGAGATATTGAATTTCTGTGCCGGAGATCCCAGCCACCAGAAACTGAGTTGCTGCCGAATCAACAAATGTTCAACAGCCCTCTTTCCCTGGATTTCAGCCTCGCCAAGCGCAAAGATCCAGGCAAGATACTGACTTCGCAGCGCGTCAGCCGTTTTTTCCACCAGCACGGGAATCGAAATACATCTTTCGTGGCCTTCAGTTTTTTCCCCGAATCCACGCCAAAGCACGGTACGCTCAAACGCAAGGTTCGGAGTGCCATCCCCGTCCCAGACCAGAACAGCACCTGCTGTAGCCCCCTCGGCCAAGCATTTGTTACCCGGCATTACACCCCTTGCATCAAACGCTCGACCTTCTTGAGGTCTTCCGGTGTATCAACAGCCTGCGTGTCATGAATGGTGGAGGCCATGCGAACGCGCATTCCATGCTCGAGAACACGCATCATGTCGACTGACTCGGCGATCTCCAGCGGGGTCGGTGCGAGCCGGGTGTATTCGAGCAGAAAATCCCGACGAAATGGAATGACACAGACCTGTTTGCCCATAGGAACGCTATCCGCCTTGCAACGAGTCGGAATGGGCTCCCGAGAGAAATACATTGCGTTCAGATTGAGATCGCAAACCACTTTGATGCAGTTTCTGTCCTCGAACTCAGCTGTATCCTTGATCTTTCCCAGCAGGTTGACGACCATGACTTCCGGATGATCAATCAACGGTTGTACCGCTTCGGCAATCATGTCCGGATGCGTCATGGGCTCGTCGCCCTGCACCATAACCACGATGTCATATTTAATTTGGTACTTGCTCTCGAGTTTGAGCAGCGCTTCCGCGCATCGGTCAGATGCACGTTCATATTCGTCGCTCGTCATGACCGCCATGCCACCGATCGATTCGACATAATCGAAAATTTCCTGATCACAGGTTGCCACTGCAGTATGTGTGAGGAGTGGTGATTGGGCGACACGCTCAAAAACGTGTCCAATCATCGGCTTTCCGAGAATCGGCGCCATCGGCTTTCCTGGGAAGCGACTGCTCCCCATGCGTGCAGGAATCAAGGCAAGAATTTTCATATCTTCATCCAAGGTACAAGTTATTCATGGTTATCGAATTCGACGGATCTTGCCCATTCGACAAACTTGGCCAAACCCTCATCCAGCATTGTAAACGAATCGATTCCCAGCACATTCTTCAGCGCCGAGATGTCCGCATAGATTCCGCTTTGATCGCCCGGGGTACCGCCCTGAACGTAGAAAGATGCGCCCGGCACATGGCTGCATATACGCTCAAGGAGACTGCCCACCGTTGTCTTGAGTCCTGTCCCGACGTTGATGGTCGTCCCCTTTGCATCGGGCAAACTCGCGGCGCGAAACCAAGTCTCGACGACATCATCGATGTAAATAATGTCGCGGAAACGATCAAGACTCCCTTTGACCTCTATCTTTCCCGTCACCAATGCCTGCGCCAGAAAAATGCTTACCATCCCCTGACGTAAATTCGTCAAATCCTGGCCCGGTCCGTATACATTGAACATCCGCAGAATGACGGAAGGCAGTTTGCCCTGATAGACGCGCAAGTATTCTTCTGAGGCGTACTTTCCGACGCCATAACACGACAATGGCCTGCAAAAGCGTGACTCACCGATCGGCGCATCATCAACCGCGCCATAAACGGACATCGAACTCGCATAAACGAGTCGTTCGACGGAATTCTCGATGCCATAACGGATCAGATTCAGGGTCGATACCGTATTTTTCTCAAGATCAGCCACCGGATCATCAAAGCTGATTTCTCCCGAAGACTGCCCCGCTAGGTGAAGAATTTTTCGGCAATCTCCGGGAATCTTTGCAATCGTCGAGCGCAGAGCCAGATCCCCTTCAATCAGGTCAATTCCCGATGGCACATTTTCAATGCGCCCATTCGAAAAATCGTCCACCCCAACTACGGCATAGCCCTCTTGCAAGAAACGGGATGCGACATGAGACCCGATGAAGCCGCCTACCCCTGTAATCAGAACTCTATCCATCCCGGTACACCTATTCCTTGCTGATAATACCAACCAAGGTATCGCATTTGCCGCTACGGATCAGCGACTGCTTATACGACTCCTCGACATCCTCGCCGAGCAGCTCTGTAAACCGGCCCATTCCACCGGGTCGCCCATTCCTCGCCCAGACCATATGATTCGACAGGTCATACCGCTGATCGCGAAGTATCTCGCAGGAACCGCCCAGTTGATCCAGAAGGAAACGTAGCGAGGCCTCACTGAAATACCACGGATGGGCAATCGACCAATAAAAGCGCTCGAACTCGGGAATGTCATAAACCGAATACAGGGGGTCTGCTGCGTTCGGGATTTCAAATATGATCCGCCCGCCCGGTCGAAGCATCTTGAGTTGATCCTTCAAGAACGCCAAAGGGTCTGCAATATGTTCAAGCACGAAAAAATGAAGTATCAGGTCAAACTGCGCCTGTGGCACTTCTTGCTGCAACTGCCCAAGCGACTGATAGACCGGCAAACCGCGCCCTCTTACAAACTCGCTGAATACTCCGGAAGGCTCAATCCCGGTGCAGCGATGCCCCGCTTCAGCCAGGGGATAAAGCATGAATCCCGACGAGCAACCGACTTCAAGAACATCAGAAGCCCCCACCAGAAAAGGTGCGAGATATTTCATTCTCCGCAAGCGGGTCGATTCATTGGCAACAAGGTGCTGCTCAGTCTTCAGCCAGCCACCCGCATCACCAGATCGGCTCGACATGAAGCCTTCAAATTCAGCCGCATAAAAGCGAGCCTCTTCCTCTGGCGTCAGGCCAGGAAACTGATATCGAACATCGCAAGCTTCGCAGTGAAAAAAAGCACGAGAGGCCGATTCATCGCCGTATACATGGCGTGTAACTACGGACTGGGCATCATGTCCAGCCAAACAAAGCGGACACTGATTAGGCAATGCCATTGACTACATCTCCTCCGAAATGCCCGGTTTCGAGCTGTTTTACCATGATTGCCGGATTACCCGCCGCAATCACCCCAGCGGGAATATTTTTGGTCACCACAGAGCCGGCTGCAATGATACTTCCCTGACCGATGGTCACGCCGCGCAAGATCGTCACCCCGGCGGCGATCCATGCGTCATCACCAATGGTGATCGGGCACTCCTCGAGTTCAATCGCTGCAGGAAAAGGATAACCGTGCTTGGCCATATACTGCTGATGTCGCACCCTAGCATCAACCGGATGAGTCAAGTTATCGCAAATGAAGCAGTCGTGGGATATCAGAACCCGGTTACCAATATCAACACGTGAAAGTGACCATATCCGCGTCCCCTGCCCGACATAACTGCAATCGCCGATGGATATGACGCCTTTATTGAAAAAACTATAAAGCTCACCCGCACAAATCACATAGTCGCCAAGTGAAATTTCGCCCGAAGCCGTCTTGGTGATGATGATTTTTGAAAGATCTGCAGAAGTATGGCGCCCTTGCCGATACTTCGAGGAAAACCGCCTCACTCGAAAGAGCCACAGCTTGAACCTGGCACGAAGTCTCATCAGCATGGCAATTGGGGATTGGTCGCCGACGCACGCAAGAAGACAGAATCAATCGAGTAGGCCAGGAACCTGTAGCCCTCTGCCATTCTCTGCCGGAGTTGCTCTTGATCAGGCTGCACGACGTGAACGCCACATGGCTTGCTGAACGTTGCACAGACACTGCGAATTCGATCCATCACCGCAACAAATTCAGGCGTATCAAATTTCCCGGTCATTCCCATGGAGGCAGAAAGATCATACGGGCCGATCAAAATCGCATCCAAGCCGTCGACTGCCAGAATTTCTTCCAGTTGGTCTACCGCGTGGACATGCTCAATCATTGCAATCAGCAAAGGAGCCTGAGCCTCCTCGGCATAGCTGTCGAAATGCATGCCAAACAAATTTGCGCGCGAAAAGCCGACGCCCCGCTTGCCTGCCGGAGGCCAGCAACAGGCATCTCGCGCTCGATTCAGTTGCACAGCCGATTCCACCATTGGAACGATCACACCTCCAGCCCCTGCATCCAGTGCCTGCTTGCAGTCTTTGGGCTCCCCTTGTGCCAGACGAACCAGCGGCAAAGTACCGCCCAGTTCAAGGGCACGGAACAAGTCAGGTAATTGATGAGGGCTAATGGAACCATGTTCCATATCAACAGCCACCCAGTCATAACCTGACTGCCCCAGTATTTCGGCAATGGAGGGGTGAGGAATCTGAATCCAGCTTCCGATGCTTGCTATTCCATCGCTCAAGGCACGGCGAATGGCTTTGATTTTTTCTCTTCGGTTCATAGTCCGACAAAATCCTCGACAAAAGCACCGTTGTAGTTACTGAAGACACCACGATTATCGTGATGTCGGCGCAACAGAAACGGCACATCATTTTCAAGCGCAGCATTCATGTCAGCAGTGGCATCGCCGATCATCAGAGAATCAGACGACAAAACATCCCGACGACGAAGCACCTGCTGAATGGCATCTCCCTTGCGAGTTGGCGCGCCAAAAACATCGGAAAAACATGGGCGCAATCTGATCGCAGCCAGAATCTCTTCTATCTCGCCCTGCGGAGTGGCAGTAACCAAAACAAATTCCTGCTGATACGGATTGCTACGCAGAATGTGCTCAACGCCAGGAACCCACGGAGCCGCAACAACGCGACTCAATACGGCACGCGAGAAACGGTGAATGTAGTCTTCAACCAGTTGCTCCGTCACCGGCAAGCCAGCCCACGCCAGATAAACAGGCATTTTCTCAAAGCGGGACATTCCACCATTCGCTTCGTGGTGTAAGCAAACACGCTCCGCAACCTCCGCACCGAACGGGAAAAACAACTGCACAAAGGCTTCCGTTTTGATAGCAACGGATTCCTTGATAACGCCATCAAAATCCCAGAATATCAGGCGGAACCCGGATAATCTCTCGCCCAAAATCAGGCTCTCACCCAAATCTGGTTATAAGTATTCTGGAAGCCCGTCGTCGAACTATCGATCATTTCGGAATGGAGCTTGTGCTTAAGGCTTAATCCAGCGGCTTTCAGCAGCTTTTCGCACCCTTCAGCCTGCTCAAGAAAATCATCGTTAACCTCGATCAGAACCTCCTTGACTCCCTTCAATACCGACGCGCCTCCGGACAGAATCAAGTGCTCGATACCATCGACGTCCATCTTGATATAGTCTGGTTGAGGAATGTTCAGCAGGTCACGGACCGAATCCATTGGCAAACCCATGGTCTGAAACTCGAAAACCTTTCTGATCGCCTCGCCATCCCATCCGTAATCCTCTCCAAAGGTCGACAATGCTCCACCCCACTCCGTGGTTGTCATCCGGAGTTGATTCGAGCCAATTTCGGTGCTCAGCGCAAACGGCACGATGCAAACCTTGCTCACCAGATCGTTCAGATAAATGTTCCGCGCCAGCAATTCGAGATTGAAAACCGACGGCTCGAAAGCCCATACCCGGCAATTGCGCTGCTTGGCTGCGTACGTTGCGTACAAGCCAATATTGGCCCCGACATCCCAAAGAATAGCCCCTTCCGGAATGCCATCGATCCACTCCAGCGTTTCCGGCTCTTTGGTAGAAAAAGTCTGGGCGCGCCACTCACAAAGGACATTGGGGGTGGCGAATTTGAATGAACTGCCTTTATGCGTGACCTCGCGCACTTGCTCCATCGATGCGCTCAGTATCTGCTTGAAGAGATACTTGCCAAGCCGGGTCTTGCCGCCAGTATCGAGTGAGAATTGGATCGCCCCTTTCAGAGCTGCTTTCAAATGGGCTTTCACGCTTTGATTCCTTCGTCGGTATGGATGTTTTGTATTTCCCCGATCAACTGCAGCAAACCCTGGCCCAGATCGACATGCATCGGTGGCACGTATTTCCTGCCCAGCTTGGGTTGATAGGCATAGGGAGTTCGGACATAGTGGCCAGCATAGGGAGTTTCTTCGAATTCCACGGCTTGGGGAATGCCGAGTATTTCTCCCAGCATTTTCAGCAAATCCATCACTCTCATCGGCTCCTGCCCGGTAAGGACGACGTGCTGATTCCTGAATTCCTCGCCCAGAGCAGCCACGCTCGCTCGCGCCGCATCTTCGACATGGATGTACTCCCGCATCGCTTCGGCACTACCTGCATAACGAATCTTGCCGGTCTTGAGCGCTTCATTGACGATCCGCCACAATCCGTTCTGGTGATCCGACCTCGGCCCATAAAGCGAGCCGTAGCGCAAAACGGTGTAATCCAGCCCGTATGAAGCCTGATACTCCTCGACATAGTGCTCTGCAGACTGCTTGCTGCAACGGTAGAAACTACCTTGCCGGCTGTAAACGTACACCGTGCTGGCATAGAAAAAACGTTTGACACCGTTAAGGCGACAAGCCTCAAGCACATTGGCATTGCCCAGCACGTTGATGCGCACCGTTTCCAGCGGTTTGTCCAGTGCCTCGTTCAGGTCCGCCAGCGCCGCAAAATTATAGACATACTCACAACCGGAAATGGCAAACGACAAACGCTCCGCATCCAGCAGGTCACCGATCACCATTTCCTGATCGCTGCGCAGCCATGGAGAGGCTCTGCGGTCGTAAACGGAAACCTGATGACCCGCGTCGCTAAGCGCATCTGCAACATGGCTGCCGAGAAATCCGGAACCTCCGATTACACATACCCTTGCCATCTCAGAATCCTTCTCTTTGCACCGTGTACTCGGCCTCGGGCACCAGCCCCATCAACGGCGTACCGGTCAAAAAACGTATTGCCTCTTCCGTTGCCTCGATTTCCATACGCGTACGGCAATCAATGGACATCGAGCCCATGTGCGACGTCAGTACACATCGCTCGATTGAAGCCAGCCGCCCCTTATAGGGTTCCTCGCAAAACACATCGACTGCAGCACCGGAAAGATGACCGGACTCCAGCACATCAGCGAGGTCATCTTCATTGATGATGCCACCGCGAGCCGTGTTGATGATCATTGCATCAGGCTTCATCTGGAGAAGATGTTCGCGACGCACCATATTTTTTGTCTGTGCAGTCAACGGAACGTGGAGGCTGACAATATCTGCCTCTCGAAAAACAACATCTTTATCCACCCACTCGACAGGTAAAGAAGGAGGCAATTGACAAGCCTCTGGATTGATGTCGCTGACCAGCAGTCGCCCAGCCCCCAGCGAGGCCAGATGCTGCAAAACCCGCCCGCCAATACGGCCAGCCCCAACGACGCCAATCGTCAAATCGGGAATGCGCCGACCGAAATAGCGATGCCAAACGCCACGATGCATCTGAGCACTGGCAACATGGATGGAACGCATCAACGAGAACATCAAGCCGATAGTCAGTTCGGCAACGGCCGGCGCTGGCGCGTCAGGTGTGTAGCTGACTGAAATTCCGCGTCGCTCAGCCGCCAGCAAATCAACGCTATCCAGCCCGATGCCGACACGGGAAATCATTTTCAGTCGGGGGGCATTGGCCATCACTTTCTCTGAAATCACCTCTGTCCCGGCAATCAGGACCTCGAAATCGCCCACCATTTCGGCGAGCTCATGTTCCTTGAGCTTGCGGCCCAGCGGGTTGATCAGGTACTCGATTCCTGCCGCTTCAAGCTGCCGGATCGGTAGATCATTTTTATCCCCGAATGGAACAGTCGTGATCAGAACTTTGGCCATCTGAAATCCCTGTGAATCAAATCTATATATCCATACTTAATGCGGTATCGAGCAACCAGATTGCGTCTTTAACGAGACATGCCGGCAGTGCAACATAATCGTGCGGGGCAGCAAGC
It encodes:
- a CDS encoding acyltransferase; this encodes MRLRARFKLWLFRVRRFSSKYRQGRHTSADLSKIIITKTASGEISLGDYVICAGELYSFFNKGVISIGDCSYVGQGTRIWSLSRVDIGNRVLISHDCFICDNLTHPVDARVRHQQYMAKHGYPFPAAIELEECPITIGDDAWIAAGVTILRGVTIGQGSIIAAGSVVTKNIPAGVIAAGNPAIMVKQLETGHFGGDVVNGIA
- a CDS encoding HpcH/HpaI aldolase family protein — translated: MNRREKIKAIRRALSDGIASIGSWIQIPHPSIAEILGQSGYDWVAVDMEHGSISPHQLPDLFRALELGGTLPLVRLAQGEPKDCKQALDAGAGGVIVPMVESAVQLNRARDACCWPPAGKRGVGFSRANLFGMHFDSYAEEAQAPLLIAMIEHVHAVDQLEEILAVDGLDAILIGPYDLSASMGMTGKFDTPEFVAVMDRIRSVCATFSKPCGVHVVQPDQEQLRQRMAEGYRFLAYSIDSVFLRASATNPQLPC
- a CDS encoding HAD family hydrolase, which translates into the protein MGESLILGERLSGFRLIFWDFDGVIKESVAIKTEAFVQLFFPFGAEVAERVCLHHEANGGMSRFEKMPVYLAWAGLPVTEQLVEDYIHRFSRAVLSRVVAAPWVPGVEHILRSNPYQQEFVLVTATPQGEIEEILAAIRLRPCFSDVFGAPTRKGDAIQQVLRRRDVLSSDSLMIGDATADMNAALENDVPFLLRRHHDNRGVFSNYNGAFVEDFVGL
- a CDS encoding FkbM family methyltransferase, whose amino-acid sequence is MKAHLKAALKGAIQFSLDTGGKTRLGKYLFKQILSASMEQVREVTHKGSSFKFATPNVLCEWRAQTFSTKEPETLEWIDGIPEGAILWDVGANIGLYATYAAKQRNCRVWAFEPSVFNLELLARNIYLNDLVSKVCIVPFALSTEIGSNQLRMTTTEWGGALSTFGEDYGWDGEAIRKVFEFQTMGLPMDSVRDLLNIPQPDYIKMDVDGIEHLILSGGASVLKGVKEVLIEVNDDFLEQAEGCEKLLKAAGLSLKHKLHSEMIDSSTTGFQNTYNQIWVRA
- a CDS encoding NAD-dependent epimerase/dehydratase family protein is translated as MARVCVIGGSGFLGSHVADALSDAGHQVSVYDRRASPWLRSDQEMVIGDLLDAERLSFAISGCEYVYNFAALADLNEALDKPLETVRINVLGNANVLEACRLNGVKRFFYASTVYVYSRQGSFYRCSKQSAEHYVEEYQASYGLDYTVLRYGSLYGPRSDHQNGLWRIVNEALKTGKIRYAGSAEAMREYIHVEDAARASVAALGEEFRNQHVVLTGQEPMRVMDLLKMLGEILGIPQAVEFEETPYAGHYVRTPYAYQPKLGRKYVPPMHVDLGQGLLQLIGEIQNIHTDEGIKA
- a CDS encoding phosphoglycerate dehydrogenase, giving the protein MAKVLITTVPFGDKNDLPIRQLEAAGIEYLINPLGRKLKEHELAEMVGDFEVLIAGTEVISEKVMANAPRLKMISRVGIGLDSVDLLAAERRGISVSYTPDAPAPAVAELTIGLMFSLMRSIHVASAQMHRGVWHRYFGRRIPDLTIGVVGAGRIGGRVLQHLASLGAGRLLVSDINPEACQLPPSLPVEWVDKDVVFREADIVSLHVPLTAQTKNMVRREHLLQMKPDAMIINTARGGIINEDDLADVLESGHLSGAAVDVFCEEPYKGRLASIERCVLTSHMGSMSIDCRTRMEIEATEEAIRFLTGTPLMGLVPEAEYTVQREGF